The candidate division WOR-3 bacterium genome contains a region encoding:
- a CDS encoding rhamnulokinase, with amino-acid sequence MIRPQRFLAFDLGAESGRSMMGELDDGRLGLRDVSRFPNRMLELNGHLFWDVWHLLSEVKSAMKACAEEQPISIGVDTWGVDFGLLAPDGTLLGLPYSYRDNRTAGAMSLFHRLVPRQRTFELTGIQFLPINTLYQLYSMKRDKSPLLDVAFNLLFMPDLLVYLLTGRKATEFTIATTSQLYNPTKQAWSAELLRALGLPRPFMQDIVQPGTEMGPLVPSVASEVGLKTTRVVATASHDTAAAVAAVPAEGTGWMFISAGTWSLVGVETETPIATSAALRHNFTNEGGVGGRFRFLKNVTGFWLLQQLVRSWREPAEYGALVKEAAEAQPLGVVLDPDAACLRAPGDMGTALVEFCRGTGQRAPRTRAGQVRAILEGLALKYRRVRDELEQVTGRRLDRVHVVGGGARNWLLCQMTADALGLPVFAGPAEATSVGNIMVQAMAAGLVSSLEEIRAVVRESSAVRRFRPRPSKEWDAAYKRFSGIVR; translated from the coding sequence ATGATACGACCGCAACGGTTCCTCGCTTTCGACCTCGGGGCTGAGTCGGGACGGTCTATGATGGGAGAGCTGGATGACGGCAGGCTGGGTCTTCGCGATGTGAGCCGTTTCCCGAACCGTATGCTGGAGCTCAATGGACACTTGTTCTGGGATGTCTGGCATCTGCTGAGCGAGGTGAAGAGCGCGATGAAGGCCTGCGCCGAAGAGCAGCCCATCAGCATCGGCGTAGATACGTGGGGAGTTGACTTCGGTCTGCTCGCGCCCGATGGAACGCTTCTGGGCCTTCCCTACTCATACCGTGACAACAGGACTGCAGGTGCCATGTCGCTATTCCACAGACTTGTACCTAGGCAGCGAACGTTCGAGCTTACCGGGATCCAGTTCCTACCTATCAACACGCTGTACCAGCTGTACTCGATGAAGCGTGACAAGTCACCGCTACTCGACGTCGCTTTCAACTTGCTCTTCATGCCCGATCTGCTGGTCTACTTGCTCACAGGCCGCAAGGCTACCGAGTTCACAATCGCCACCACCTCGCAGCTATACAATCCCACAAAGCAGGCGTGGTCGGCCGAGTTGCTGAGGGCACTTGGACTGCCCAGGCCTTTCATGCAGGACATTGTACAGCCCGGGACCGAGATGGGACCGCTTGTGCCTTCAGTCGCATCCGAGGTCGGGCTCAAGACAACGCGCGTGGTAGCCACTGCGAGTCACGACACGGCCGCAGCAGTTGCGGCCGTTCCCGCTGAAGGCACCGGGTGGATGTTCATAAGCGCCGGGACTTGGTCGCTCGTAGGTGTCGAAACCGAAACACCAATTGCGACAAGCGCGGCTCTGCGCCACAACTTCACCAACGAGGGCGGCGTTGGCGGTCGCTTCCGATTCCTGAAGAATGTGACCGGGTTCTGGCTGCTGCAGCAACTTGTTAGGTCGTGGCGCGAGCCAGCCGAATACGGCGCGCTCGTTAAGGAGGCGGCAGAGGCGCAGCCGCTCGGTGTGGTGCTCGACCCCGATGCAGCCTGCTTGCGTGCTCCCGGGGATATGGGCACGGCCCTGGTCGAGTTCTGCCGTGGCACCGGGCAGCGGGCCCCTCGCACCCGGGCGGGCCAGGTGCGGGCGATTCTCGAAGGGCTGGCTCTGAAGTACCGGCGGGTCAGGGATGAACTGGAGCAGGTCACCGGGCGGAGATTGGACCGTGTTCACGTTGTCGGCGGCGGAGCCCGCAACTGGCTTCTATGCCAGATGACGGCCGACGCACTCGGGTTGCCCGTGTTTGCCGGTCCGGCTGAGGCCACGTCCGTCGGTAACATCATGGTTCAGGCAATGGCCGCCGGCCTTGTCTCATCGTTGGAGGAGATTCGTGCGGTCGTGCGTGAATCGTCTGCGGTCAGGCGGTTTCGGCCGAGGCCGTCGAAGGAATGGGATGCTGCGTACAAGCGGTTCAGCGGTATTGTGAGGTAG
- a CDS encoding L-rhamnose isomerase — MKDSRLEQAFDRAKEQYQGIGIDVETATEILGRVPLSLHCWQGDDVTGFEHERATLAGSGLAVTGSYLGRARNPTELRKDMEIAFSLIPGRHRVNLHAMYGEFPAGIERDAIAPEHYLGWLAWARERGLGLDFNATLFAHAKAASGFTLSSTDESVRRFWIEHVRRSREVGAFLGRELGSPCIHNLWIPDGAKDAVIDRWERRSALRKALDDAFAKSYPPTELKDSVESKLWGVGSETFVVGSHEFYLGYALSRGLLLCLDMGHFHPTESVADKVSAILQFSGELLIHVSRGVRWDSDHVVVLDGGLQDVMSEVVRTGALGRVHFALDYFDAGMNRVAAWVIGARAALKALLAALLEPVAQLRELDQTGRLALLEQARMMPLGAVWDYCCLRAGVPLEQDWMVDVRRYESEVLSGRQ; from the coding sequence ATGAAGGACAGCAGATTGGAGCAGGCTTTCGACCGGGCGAAGGAGCAGTACCAGGGCATCGGCATCGACGTCGAAACAGCGACGGAGATCCTGGGCCGCGTGCCGCTGTCGCTGCACTGCTGGCAGGGCGACGACGTGACCGGGTTCGAACACGAACGGGCTACGCTGGCCGGATCCGGCCTCGCCGTGACCGGTTCGTACCTGGGGCGGGCGCGCAACCCGACCGAGCTGCGGAAGGACATGGAGATAGCGTTCTCCCTGATTCCGGGCCGGCATCGCGTGAACCTGCACGCGATGTATGGTGAGTTCCCCGCCGGCATCGAACGGGACGCAATCGCCCCGGAGCACTACCTCGGCTGGCTCGCATGGGCGCGGGAGCGCGGGCTCGGGCTGGACTTCAACGCCACCCTCTTCGCGCACGCCAAGGCCGCATCCGGGTTCACTCTGAGCAGCACTGACGAGAGTGTGCGTCGGTTCTGGATAGAGCATGTCCGGCGCAGTCGCGAAGTCGGCGCGTTCCTCGGCCGCGAGCTGGGAAGTCCCTGCATCCACAACCTGTGGATTCCCGACGGCGCCAAGGACGCGGTCATCGACCGCTGGGAGCGCAGGAGCGCGCTTCGCAAGGCACTCGATGACGCGTTCGCGAAGTCTTACCCTCCGACCGAGCTGAAGGACTCGGTCGAGAGCAAGCTCTGGGGAGTCGGCAGTGAGACTTTCGTCGTCGGGTCGCACGAGTTCTACCTTGGCTACGCCTTGAGTCGCGGGCTCCTGCTCTGCCTGGACATGGGACACTTCCATCCCACCGAGTCGGTAGCGGACAAAGTGTCGGCCATCCTCCAGTTCTCCGGCGAGCTGCTGATTCACGTGAGCCGCGGCGTACGCTGGGATTCGGACCATGTCGTCGTGCTTGATGGCGGGTTGCAGGACGTCATGTCCGAGGTCGTGCGCACGGGAGCACTCGGCCGAGTTCACTTCGCCCTCGACTACTTCGATGCCGGGATGAACCGGGTCGCGGCCTGGGTCATCGGCGCGCGGGCCGCACTGAAGGCGCTGCTGGCGGCGCTGCTCGAACCTGTGGCACAACTGCGCGAACTGGACCAGACTGGAAGGCTGGCTTTGCTCGAACAGGCGAGGATGATGCCGCTCGGGGCAGTCTGGGACTACTGCTGCCTGCGAGCAGGCGTTCCTTTGGAACAGGATTGGATGGTTGACGTCAGGCGGTATGAGTCCGAGGTGCTGAGTGGCCGGCAGTGA